Within Pseudomonadota bacterium, the genomic segment GTCTGCCATACGCGTGCTCAAGATGGCTGCGGAAGAAGCCAAGATCGCCCTCTCGCGGTCGGAATCAGCGGTGATCTCGGTTCCCGATCTGGTGAACGGCCTCCCGCTCGACCTCGATCTCGATCGTACCGCGTTCCGCGGCCTGACACAGGCGCTCGTCGATCGCTCCATCTCCGTCTGTCGGCGGCTGCTCGAGCAGCATCGTGTTCCCGTGAAAGGTCTTCATCGCATCGTTCTCGTGGGGGGGCCGACCCTCATCCCGTTCCTGCGAGAGCGGGTCTCCCATGTCTTGAACGCACCGTTCAGCGAGAATCTCGACCCCATGACCCTCGTGGCCCAGGGGGCTGCGCTCTTCGCCGGCACGGTCGGGCTCGCGATGGCCCCGCGACCCGATGAAAGCGAGCAAGGGGCGCCGGTGTGGCTGCAGTATCCTCCGGTCTCCACCGACCTGAGCCCCCATCTGGTCGGGCGCCTCGTGGGTGACGCCGCGGTCGACAAGGTCGTGGCGGTTCACGTGAGACGCGCTGATGGCGCCTGGAGGAGCCCGGAGATCGCGCTCGGAGAGCAGCGATCCTTCGTGGTGACCCTCGAGCTCATCGCGCGGGCGTCTTCGGAGTTCCGCCTCGAGGGACTCACCGCCGAGGGCAGTCCGGTTGCACTGAGCCCATCGTCGTTCAGCATCGTCCAGGGGCTCACCATCAGCGATCCCCCACTGTCGCGCTCCATTGGCGTAGCGCTCTCCGACGACACGGTGCGGGTCTTCCTCCATCGCGGTGCGCCTCTTCCGGCGCGGGCCACCATCACGCTGCACACCGTAGAGACCGTCGTGAAGGGGGCAGGCGATCTCAGTCTGGGCATCCCCATCGTCCAGGGGGAGGCCTCGCGCGCGGAGCTCTGTCGCCTTGTGGGCACCGTGAAGATCTCGGGCACCGAGGTCAACGCCAGCATCCCTGCCGGGACAGCCGTGGACGTCACCATCGAGGTCGACCGCAGCGGGCGGCTTTCGTCGCAGGCACTGGTCACCTCGGTCGGACAGATGTTCTCGCATGTCGTGCACCTGAGCATCCCGGACGCCCGACCAGAGACGTTGCAGGCGGCCAATGATCGCGTGGTGCAGCGCATCTGGGAGCTCAAGGCCAGTGGATCAGATGCGGGGCTCTCCATCACAGACGCGCTCGAGCTCGAGCTGGCCCTGGGCCGGGTTGCACGTGACATCGACGCGGCCCGCGGCGGAGATGACGACGCAGGGCAGAAGGCGCGACGACTGCTCCAGGACGTGGAGCTGCGGCTCGAGGCGTTCGACACCAGGAAGCAGCTTCAGGCCGTCATGCGGGAGCTTCAAGCCGCGCTCGTCTTTGCGTCGGGTCAGGCCAGCCGTGACGGAACCGAGGTGGAGCGGCGCCTGTTCAACGAGATCGAGGCAAACGCGAGAAAGGCAAAGGAACAGGGCGACATCGGTGAGATGCAGCGCTGCACGGTTCAGCTCGATCGGCTGGGCGCGGGAATTCGCATGCGTGATGACAGTCTCTGGTATGCCCAGCTCAAGTACTACCAGCGGGCAGTCTTCATGGCGCGAGATCCATTGCGTGCCAAGGCACTGCTGGAAGAGGGCGACGCTGCTGCGTCACGGGGAGACGCTGCGACAGTGAGGCGCATCTGTGGCGCGCTCGGACCGCTGTTTCCCCAGAGCGACAGCGCTGGACGGGGCAGAGACGGGGGGAACACGCATGATTCCGGGGTGCGCTGATGCCTGATCTCGATGCGTGCATCGTCGCAAACGCGTTCCTCGTTCTCGCGCTGACTCCGGCGTGTGATCGCGCGGCAATCGAGCGGGAGGGCAAGAAGCTGCTGGGGCTGCTCGAGCTCGGAATCGGGCAGGCAGCGA encodes:
- a CDS encoding Hsp70 family protein, yielding MRRVRARRTHADMRITTSYLGIDLGTTNSAAAVFDGEKTQMVRTAQGGLLTPSVVRIDGRGNITVGDRARRLLETDPTNTRAEFKRLMGTGSSIEFAASGRSHTPVELSAEVLRSLCRDVADQFGLTPSQAVISVPALFELPQASATSEAARLAGLERVELIQEPIASALAAGWTKGDDEGYWLVYDLGGGTFDASLLETRDGFLRVVGHDGDNFLGGRDFDAAIVDWALAAFNTEHGQCLERSNPSHASAIRVLKMAAEEAKIALSRSESAVISVPDLVNGLPLDLDLDRTAFRGLTQALVDRSISVCRRLLEQHRVPVKGLHRIVLVGGPTLIPFLRERVSHVLNAPFSENLDPMTLVAQGAALFAGTVGLAMAPRPDESEQGAPVWLQYPPVSTDLSPHLVGRLVGDAAVDKVVAVHVRRADGAWRSPEIALGEQRSFVVTLELIARASSEFRLEGLTAEGSPVALSPSSFSIVQGLTISDPPLSRSIGVALSDDTVRVFLHRGAPLPARATITLHTVETVVKGAGDLSLGIPIVQGEASRAELCRLVGTVKISGTEVNASIPAGTAVDVTIEVDRSGRLSSQALVTSVGQMFSHVVHLSIPDARPETLQAANDRVVQRIWELKASGSDAGLSITDALELELALGRVARDIDAARGGDDDAGQKARRLLQDVELRLEAFDTRKQLQAVMRELQAALVFASGQASRDGTEVERRLFNEIEANARKAKEQGDIGEMQRCTVQLDRLGAGIRMRDDSLWYAQLKYYQRAVFMARDPLRAKALLEEGDAAASRGDAATVRRICGALGPLFPQSDSAGRGRDGGNTHDSGVR